A genomic segment from Hymenobacter cellulosilyticus encodes:
- a CDS encoding helix-turn-helix domain-containing protein: protein MRRFQTLSAFHAFAQLPPPQHPLLSVVDVGAVPHRAGEEPTSTVLDFYAISVKRMRNVQVQYGQHSFDFNDGIMSFMAPNQVFSIGVADPAEAVEKSGWVVYLHPDFLWNTPLAKTIQQHDFWDYALKEALFLSAKEEAAVTGIIATVAQECSANLDRFSKQIIVSHLESLLSYADRFYHRQFLTREKANHEVLDRLDTLLHAHFNHDHLPETGLPTVQYVAESLHLSPKYLSNLLRVVTGQNTQQHIHARLIAKAKEKLSTTSLTVSEIAYQLGFEHVPSFSKLFKAKTNLSPLEFRATFT, encoded by the coding sequence ATGAGGCGCTTTCAGACGCTGAGTGCGTTTCATGCGTTCGCGCAGCTGCCCCCACCCCAGCACCCGCTGCTCAGCGTCGTGGACGTGGGCGCCGTGCCGCACCGGGCCGGCGAGGAGCCGACGAGCACGGTCCTGGATTTCTACGCCATTTCCGTCAAACGCATGCGCAACGTCCAGGTGCAGTACGGGCAGCATTCGTTCGACTTCAACGACGGCATCATGTCGTTCATGGCACCCAACCAGGTGTTCAGCATCGGGGTGGCCGACCCGGCCGAGGCCGTAGAGAAATCGGGGTGGGTGGTCTACCTCCACCCCGATTTTCTGTGGAATACGCCGCTGGCCAAAACCATCCAGCAGCACGATTTCTGGGATTACGCGCTCAAGGAGGCCCTGTTCCTGTCGGCCAAGGAGGAAGCGGCCGTAACGGGCATCATTGCCACGGTGGCGCAGGAGTGCAGCGCCAACCTGGACCGCTTCAGCAAGCAGATTATTGTCTCGCACCTGGAAAGCCTGCTGTCCTACGCCGACCGGTTTTACCACCGTCAGTTCCTTACCCGCGAAAAGGCCAACCACGAGGTACTCGACCGGCTGGACACCCTGCTGCACGCGCATTTCAACCACGACCATTTGCCAGAAACGGGACTGCCCACCGTGCAGTACGTGGCCGAAAGCCTACACTTGTCGCCCAAGTATTTGAGCAATCTATTGCGCGTCGTCACGGGGCAAAATACCCAGCAGCACATTCATGCCCGGCTCATCGCCAAAGCCAAGGAGAAACTATCAACGACCAGCCTGACTGTCAGCGAAATTGCTTACCAGTTGGGGTTCGAGCATGTGCCGTCCTTTAGCAAGCTGTTTAAGGCCAAAACGAATCTGTCGCCGTTGGAATTCAGGGCTACTTTTACGTGA
- a CDS encoding zinc-binding dehydrogenase: MVPVLKAGGIFVTVNVDAPFDEAVLAALAQQQAKGELAANQPRQEWLQEIAQLIDAGHVKVLVSQVFPLAQAADAHRESQTLRVRGKLVLEIHPDDEPA, translated from the coding sequence GTGGTCCCGGTCCTGAAGGCCGGCGGCATCTTCGTCACGGTCAACGTCGACGCGCCATTTGACGAGGCAGTGCTCGCCGCCCTGGCGCAGCAGCAAGCCAAAGGCGAGCTGGCCGCCAACCAGCCCCGGCAGGAGTGGTTGCAGGAAATCGCCCAACTGATTGATGCGGGCCACGTGAAAGTGCTGGTGAGCCAGGTGTTTCCGCTGGCGCAGGCGGCCGACGCCCACCGCGAAAGCCAGACCCTGCGCGTGCGGGGCAAGCTGGTGCTGGAAATACACCCCGACGACGAGCCGGCATGA
- a CDS encoding NADP-dependent oxidoreductase yields the protein MKAVRIHAFGGPEVLQLEEVARPVPAADEILIKVYASGVNPVDWGIREGGNDVLRPYLALPMTLGWDAAGVVEAVGSEVTGFQVGDAVYGEPNFPGAGSYAEYCTSKATQFALKPKSLSFMAAAGVPLAGLTAWTALFEQGKLQPGQRVLVQGASGGVGGFAVQFAKAKGAYVIGTASAANLDYVKQLGADEVIDYRSQEVVALVQDVDVVLEASPCATTPSG from the coding sequence ATGAAAGCGGTCAGAATTCATGCCTTTGGCGGACCCGAGGTCCTACAACTCGAAGAAGTGGCGCGGCCCGTGCCGGCAGCCGACGAAATTCTCATCAAAGTGTACGCCAGCGGCGTCAATCCCGTAGACTGGGGCATTCGGGAAGGCGGGAACGATGTGCTGCGGCCGTACCTGGCCTTGCCGATGACCCTTGGTTGGGACGCAGCCGGGGTGGTGGAAGCGGTCGGCAGCGAGGTCACCGGGTTTCAGGTCGGCGACGCCGTGTACGGGGAGCCGAACTTCCCCGGGGCGGGCAGCTACGCCGAGTACTGCACGTCCAAGGCCACGCAGTTTGCTCTCAAACCAAAGAGCCTCAGCTTCATGGCGGCGGCGGGCGTGCCCCTGGCTGGCCTAACGGCGTGGACGGCCCTTTTTGAGCAAGGAAAGCTGCAGCCTGGCCAGCGCGTTTTAGTTCAAGGGGCCTCGGGCGGAGTAGGGGGCTTTGCCGTGCAGTTTGCCAAAGCCAAGGGCGCGTACGTCATTGGCACCGCGTCAGCCGCTAACCTGGACTACGTGAAGCAGCTCGGGGCCGACGAGGTAATCGACTACCGCAGCCAGGAGGTGGTGGCGTTGGTGCAGGACGTGGACGTGGTGCTGGAAGCCTCCCCCTGCGCGACAACGCCGAGCGGCTGA